Within the Chrysemys picta bellii isolate R12L10 chromosome 17, ASM1138683v2, whole genome shotgun sequence genome, the region CCCAGATATTATAACCCTAGAAACATGAATGATGGGACAGGGACATGCTCCGTACCATCTTCACCAATCACAAGCAGGAAACAATTCATGCCTGACATGAATCGTTACCGCTTCCGTCTGAGAAGCCCAATTGATCAACCCCCCTAGTCCAAAAGACCCCATGTAAAATTATAGCCTCATTAGAAAGAAATGTAAATGGAAAAGCTACATTCTCAGCAATGGTGAGGGGTCACCATTTTCAATTTATTATTGATACTAAAGCCTCAATCAACATAATCAATGACAAAAATCCAGAATTATCCCCTTTATCATCAGGACAACccgaagtgttagcaacctttgCAAGTAACCAGATCACAACTGTATTATCAAAACCAGTGGTGATAAAAATAGAAGACTTAAAAAGGAAATGTTTGCACTAGCAAATCTAAAAGAACCTTATAACTTACTGGGAATAAACTTTCTAAGGAAACATGGATACATTATGGATCTGACCAGTTACTTGGTATGGTTTCTGCACAAAACAAATTCCTACCCCCACAAAAAATGCTCCTTTAAGATCTCAAATATATAAGCGCCCATGGCAAgcttttcaaaatgattttgtgGGATCTTTACCAAAAACTCCAAGGGAAAACCAAAACCTTTTGGTTATTATTAACTCAAGTGGGTAAAagcatttcctttaaaagcaaataCTGTTGTAGCTACTGCAAAATTCTTGACTGAACAAATATTTTCTCGCTGGGGACTCCCTGCTGGGGTAGAGTCAGACAGAGGAACACATTTGACTGAACAAGTGTTTCCAAAATGCCTACAATTATTGGAAGTGCAACAAAAATTGCATATTCCATATAGACCTCAATCATCAGGGATGGCAAAGCAAACAAATCGCACCATCAAACTTATGCTGCGAAAACTGGTAGATGCCAGTAAATGGAACGGGAACACCCTAATTCCTCTCATTTTAATGGCCGTCAGGGCAACTCCAGCTGCCTCCACAGATCACACACCCTTTGAGGTGATAACTAAACAAACTATGCGAATGCCAGAGCATCTTTTGTGGTATACCAGTGACTCAGAGGGagaggaaataaaattaaaagcctACCTGGAAGCATTACAAAAACATTTAGATCAAGCAAGATTGGATTGCGGCTGTCTgtgccagcagcactgtgcaacGAAATGGGACGTCGGTCAGGTCCCACCGTGTGCCAATTGGCCCCAAGCCATTGGATTAAATGGGGCAGGTCCCAGTGGGTGCCAATCGGCCCCGAGCTATTGGAGACAATGGGGCAGGTCCCAGCGGGTGCCATTTGGCCCTGACCTCAGTGGAGCTGCTCCAGCTGGGAATCCTCACTCCAAGTTCAccccggggtggggagaggttcTAGCGGGGAGCTTGGAGtgaagtggggtgggggttcTAGACTGGAGTTCAACACgtgctcggggaaggggcagaggttcTAGACTGAAGCACAGAGGTCGATAAGAAGTGAAGGGGTTCTAGACTGGAGTGTGGGACAGAGTCAGGATGGGGTGTGGGTTCTAGATTTGAGCCAGGCGCACACTCCGGATGGGACAGTGGCTCTAGATAGGAGCCACATTAACATGGAGGCAGGGGTTCTAGATCGGAGCCAGGTGCACActcaggaggggcaggggttctaGACTGGAGGCTGTTACACACTCGGGGAGGAGGGGTTCTAGATTGGAGCCTGGCACATATGTGTGGGTTCCATACTGGTGCTCAGCAGGGGCAGATTTTCCCTCTGGAAAGCGCCCTGCAGGGATTGGCAGAAACGCAGCACCACCTTTGCCAAACCAGACGGCGTTTCGCTAGGATCCAGGACTGACAGAGGTTTTGGGAGGGTCCAGGACAGAGAAATGTAACCAAGAACCCCACGCCAGCAGCATCTCCGCCCCCTACCGCCTCCTGGGGATATTGGGATGAAGGTTTGGCTTGTGATGGTCACAAGCTTCCCCTGCTGGCGCAACCACAGCTTGAGAAATAAACGACCCTTGTGGCCATGGTGGTGGAACAAGAGCCGTGGGGCCGGCAGCCTCCACTCCTGAAGGACCAGCCACTGGTGGCCTTGTctgtggcagggagtggggagcaggccAGGGCTTCCCTCCTGAGCCCCTCACCCTTCCTCTGGGGGCAAAGGGACCCCCCCCCAAGGAGAATGTGGCCGGGATCCGGGTGAGAAGGAGGGACCAGGGCGGAGTGAGGATGCCCAGTGGGCTGGACAAGAGGGGGTATAGCAGCACGGTGATGGGGTCTCCGTAGGGATGCGGAAAAGGTATTTCTGGCAGTTTGGGGgagagcaggaggctgggggcagagtaGGGGGCATGGAGGAGAGCAGGAAATGTGGGTGTTGCTCAGTCTGCCCCGCAGTCCCTCAGCTtggtccctggctcccagcctggccGCCCCTTCCCAGGAGGGGAGCTGTGACCCCTGAGGATCCCTTCCCCTGGGCCCTGGCCacctggagcagggccccagggCTCTCGAGTTCCTGTGGAGCCAGGTGCCCATGGGCCAGCGTGGGGAATCGGGTTTCTATGTTTACTATGGTTCCACGTGTTCTTTATGGTTTCATGTGTTTTCTATGGTCCTGGGGTTTGGCACCAGATCGGTCGCCTTTCATTCTATTTAACGTTAATCACATTTCCTTGGGTTCAGCTCTGGTGGCTACAGTCTCAGGTTCAACAGAATTGtctgactgttctcagtggtaccagatgacagaacaaggagtaatggtctcaagttgcagtgggggaagtttaggttggatattaggaaaaacgttttcactaggagggtggtgaagcactggaatgggttacctagggaggtggtggaatctccttccttagaggtttttaaggtcaggcttgacaaagccctggctgggatgatttaattgggaattggtcctgctttgagcagggggttggactagatgacctcctgaggtcccttccaaccctgatattctatgattctatttctcTGTTCTAGATTTGGGACCCACAGGAAACCACAGGCAAGTAACACATACAATTACAAGAGCAtctattttttagtagttttatTAAAGTTGCCAATAAAATCAAAAACTTTACGACACATATAATTCCAAATCAAGATATGTGCCATGCACTAATTATAACTATAGACATAATTCCATCCTCCTAGGTGGCGTTAGAATCTGTCGGCCCTCTCAAAGTCTGTCGGCCCTCGCATGGATTGATTGTCAATATGGGAGTGGTTTCTGCTGGAGTTTCCCATAGGAAGCTCAATTTGCCTACTTTGGGCATCCTTTTTGATACTGTGACTCTGTCTATACCTACCTTCTGCACATGTACATGACAGCAGCGTCCCTCTCTTTCTTATCGGTCTATATTCCCTGCAGACACAAGGGACCCCAAATTCTATAGGCTGGGTAGGTCGATGTACCGCCTTGGTCTTGCGGTTTAAGGCACGTGTTATAAGCTCATTTTGTTGTTACAGCATTTTTATGGTTTAAATTTAACTTTCCCACTTTTACTTTCTCAATATTACCAGTTTCTGCCTCTTTTCTTAGAATTTTAGGGGATCCGGTTATTTTTAGGTCGCCAGCTTGTATCCAAGGCgtaaaatagctaagctaaagTCTATCAGCCGGCCTCAGCTTTCAGTCTTCTTGTGTTTCAGCTTGTCTGACTTATTACCTAGTTCCTCGAAATATTGCTTAATCTTATACTATTATAATCCTATAAATCAATTCTGATTAACATATAATGAGCATATAGAATGTAATCGTAACATCACGCGATAAATGAATACCAAACTGTAATCATTGGCTACACCCGATAGATGGTCTAGTTCCTCAGTGCATAGGCTGGGATTCTCCTTTGCAGCCTGAAACCACCTCCCCTGTTCACAGTCTTTGTTCTaccacctagggaggtggtggaatctccttccttagaggtttttaaggtcaggcttgacaaagctgggatgttttagttggggattggtcctgctttgagcaggggattggactagaacctcctgaggtcccttccaaccctgatattctatgattctccagaCGTGCTTCCAgatgttgagttgtggggggcgAGAGGCCAAAAGTCACTTTCCTTCCTTTATAggttcttccagcttgctggaaagatcttttgctatgaCATGAATCAAGCCATGTCCATCGTCTACGGGCTCCCTCTGAGAAGCCTTCATTGAACACATGTGATAGTCCTTGGGAGTGTGCATtccccttaatgggccatcagcactgtctggcttctcCACTGTTGTCCCTGAAAgactggttgtgggtgttcccaacctcacaatatTTTCCAGTGACACACACCGAGCACAACTTCATAACTGCccatacaatgacagcacataGAATCCACCAGGACATTAATGTTGAACAGATCAAGCCTTTGTGAATGATGCCTCACAAGGCTCCCTGTGTACAAAATATAGCATAATTATATCACCATGATAACTATGGGGGCGCCGGGGTGCTACTTTGGAGCACAGAGGGTCACAGCgccagggacagggacagagatGTGAGGCCCCAGGCCTTGCTCATGAGGAGGAGAATCAGGAACTTCATCCCGTTGACCCCCAGCGTGAGATAAACCAACCCCACCCGGACAGGGCCAACGCTCCAGCCTGGAGTGTGCCCTGGCCGGCCTTCACCACCGCCCATCCCCCACTGCTTTTTGCCCTGGCCCTCACCAGGCCCCATCTCTCACCCCCATCTGTACTAGCCCTCATcacctctcctccctctccccatctgccccgccacctcccatcccccaccGTGTCTGCCCTCCCCCTGGCCACCTTCCATCCCATTCCCctgtctgccccacccctcctggctCAGCCCCATGGAGTTTTCTTTCAAGGAAATATTGAATGAAGTAGCTGAGTCCCActtcccctgctgctgggctgggcacgGGGACAGCAGGAGTGGGCACCACccctctgcagcaagggaggggggagaatggggCTATaagaagaggggctgggagctgagagcccatcACTGGGGATCCGGTGTGAGCCTCTGCCAGTGAGGGACAGCACCCCCTGCTCCGGCACCATGGAAACCCTAGTGAGTCCTCcctgaccccacctcctcctgccccatagAAACCCTGGTgagtccctgctgcccctcacctccTGCCCCATGGCAACCCTCATGAGTCCCTcccgcctcctcctgccccacagaaacCCTGGTgagtccctgctgcccctcacctccTGCCCCATGGCAACCCTTGTGAGTCCCTCccgcctcctccagccccacggAAACCCTGGTGAGGCGTCCCCCCCACCTCCTACCCCATGGAAACCCTGGAGAGGcatcccccacacctcctgccccacGGAAACCCTGGTGAGgcatcccccccccacctcctgctccatgTAAATCCTGGTGAGttgcccctgcctcctgccccatggAAACCCTGGTGAATCCCCACCGCCTCCTCCTGCCCTATGGAATCCCAGGTGAATCCCCCTTGTCCCCCACTCCTGGCCCATGGAGCCCCACAGAAGACCTGTCTGCCATTCACACCCCACCCCATCAATCTCCACCAGGCTCGGGGGTGCTGACGCTGTGGGGTCCCGTGCAGGTGTCAGGATGGCTGCCCAGGGCTggactcctgctgctgccccttctcctctgctttgGGCCAGAGACCACCAGGAGCATCAACCCGGCTGCACTCAGAGACATTGTGGATCATGCAGATAAGTGAGTGAGCATTTCCCATGTGACCCCTCTGCTCTCTCCGGGTGGTAAATGAAGGAAGATGCTTCACATTTGCCCTATGTGATTTTCTATGGCACAGGTGGCTCAgtgcatggcagagctgggaggggtgattctggggtgcagggggagctggggcttGGAGCTGGGAGGGGTGATTCTGGGGTGTAGGGGGAGCTGGGGCTTGGAGCTGGGAGGGGTGATTCTGGGGTACAGGGGGAGAtggatcctggagctgggagAGGGGTAATTCTAGGGGTGcatgggggtagggggtgggtCTCATTACTATTGTTAAAAACTGGTTGGAAACTGGAATTCCAATTGCCTCGGAAATTCTAaaatttctattttcttttcagtCCGAATTAGTACTAAACTTTGAAAACTTACACGGAACGGGAATtccaaattttgttttggaaaaattaaaaacagatttcAGTTGGACCATATctgaatatttcatttcagtaagatcaaaatatttccatttcagcTTTAGCAACTTGAGTTTCCtgctatataatataatataatataatataatataatataatataatataatatgaaaGTCCAGATGTTTCCACCTGTATATTATAAACAGTAATATAACataacaaaagtaaaaaaaaaataaagtcataACCAAATGTTTCAATCCAAACAAATTGTTCTGataatttttcatcagaaaattacaCAAAATCGATGTATTCCCTTGGAATGATCAGATTTTGTAGAATCAGCCTTTCCCTAAGGAAAACTGTTCTGTCAGAAAAAATTTGACCAGCGATAGTCATGTGCTTGCTGTACACTCCCTTTGGAATAAATGAGGACCAGATACCTTGCACCCAGGACTCTGAAAAAAACTGGCCTGTAGgataagtgcccccccccccccccgccagtgttATCAGGGTGAGGAGGTTAGATTTGGACATGGGAGCCTGAGCATTAGCATGAATATTCGTGATCGCGCTCAGGCCCTATAATAGGACAAACCACCATGAACCCAGCTTCATTCACACCccctgctccagaggctggtggctgcaggggggggggagctcagttTAGGGGATGAAGGTCTGCAGGGCTCACCCTGCCCCCACAGGTGACACCTGTGCTCCCCCAAGCCCATGCTGTGTCCACCCAGAGCAAGATTCCCTCCCAGTACATGGTAGCTAAGGCGAaggtgcactgggctgggagccaggagctctgctCCCATGTCTGCTGTCTAGTGCACATCACAGCCCTTGTTACTGATTTGTTACCTGCACACtccacccacctttacccttctGTGGGCTCAAGGCGTAACCCGGTTCATTTAGGTACCCCCAACCTTTCCCacttcctagggctcagggccTAATTTTCTGCAGGTTTGTGgggccttttaccagtgaaagagccttgcacagtcatatccttaacctctatttaCGAACAGCTACCCAAACAGAACACACAGGGGAAGCagacaatgctcaccactcccaataaggcagacgGACTTTTCCTGGGGGCCAGCCAGTGTCAGGTcatctggggctccagctgctgcattgAGGGCTGGCGGGGTGCTGAGGTCGGGCAGCTCTGACCTTGGGCTGTGCCCTGGAGTTAGCGTCCAACGAatttccttttggaccccagtttctatagtgaaacttgagtcctgctcaGTTGTACCTGACCCAATCATTGTAAACTGAAATACTGCAACATCGTGTTTTTCACCCATCCTAGCCCATTACAAAACAATTCTTTACCCAATCGTAACCAGCCACCTTcgttgatttaaatcttgcacAATTAGTCATGCAActgacagaaacaatcaaagaaccagacagagtcCACCTAGATAAACAGTAGAGAAGTGGGGGACTATAAAGGCAAAACGATAGACGTACAGATTGAACAGTGACAACTGCTGATAAATGGTTTCTTGCCAGACTGCTGAATGCTGTCAAACAAAGTTTTGATTAAAGATCTTAAGACCTGGTGATGGTGGGGACTGTGAGGACAGAAGCGCCTCCTTAACAACCCGATGTTGCATTGTTTTTTATAATGAGGATGTGACTCTCTGTTTCCTGGCTCACGGCTGCCACTGTTTATTGCCgaaaaaggcctcagaccttacagATTAGTGCCCTGTCCTCAGTCAGTTATGAGCCCCGAACCCTCCCCAATTCGGCTGCACAAGGCCACTTCAGGCAGAGGTGGgatgagaacccagctctctaaCGTAGCAGACACAGAGCCTGTCACACTGAATGTGCCACATATATGTGCCATTGTTAGCCTCCCTTTAACCACAGTcacagtcccctcccagagctggggggagaaatGAGGAGCCCCGATCTCCAGTATTCTTCAGCTCTCCAGCAAATCGCTGTGTGTCCCGGGGCCAACTGTGTGTCACGTCCCTCTCTTGGGGTGGCTCCGTGTAAAAGCTCCGGCTTGCTCCTGGAGCTCAAGCGATAACACTCAGCCCTGTGGCGCTGACGGACCAAAGCTCACACCGGGCTGATGATCCCTGGGGGCACCTGTGGCAGTTTCTTTTTAAAACCGCCCTCCACGTTTATTTCATTCTCCCAGGGCACAAACATCCcttgacccaggctggagccctgagAGCCTAGAACCGGCCAGTGACGGCGCCATGTGTGACCCAGCCCAAGTTTGccgctcagggctgggggcagagctgttcAGAGCCCCGCGTCCCCTCACTGCCCTTTGCTTTGCCTTCCCTTAGGGATGGGTTGGCTGTTGAATACGCCTTCGCCGTCAGCCTGGAGAAAGCCAGTTGTGAGAACCCATCTGGTCTGGAACAGATGCTGCCCAGGAACAAACTGTGGGAGATGCAGGCAGCCATTAACGCAGAGGGCAGCCTGTATGACCCAGACGAAGGGCCCATTGTGGCTGCCTGGATGAAGcacctgggcaggggaggggaacacGCCGAGTGGCGCCTGCTCCAGGGCGACCAGAACAGCCCCGTGCAGAAGCTCCTAGCCCGGCCCTACAACGAGAGAAGCTGCCTGATCTTCTTCACCGTCCGCTCGCCCTGCGCGGGGACGTGCCTGCTGGTGAAGAGGCCCCACAACATCCTACAGATGGTGAGTGACACCTTCCGCCCCATCGACCACAACTACAAGGCCTTCGTCTTCCGGCAGATCTACCGGCAGGACCGGGACCTGGATCCCCAAAGCCTGCTGGAGGCCTGGCACCGGCTGCCCGACGTGCCCCTGCTGCGCTGTGACACCAAGGGCTGCAGGGACTGCAGAGGGAACGACCCCAACACCGACACCAACGCCTGCCTGGACGAGATGCGAGCCATGAGGCAGCCGCTGCACCCACCTggcagggggcagaagggagAGCAAGGGGTAGAGGGGAGAGCAGAGGATGTAGGGGAGAGCATGGGACACCTTcagagggctggggagatggTGGGGCAAGGGGCACCATTGGAGGGTTGGGGGAACGGCAGGGCCGGTGGTGCCATCATAACATTGGGGGGATGGCCGGACATTGAGCTTCATCGGAGGCATGGgcaatggaggggtggggggcaccgtTGGGACTGTAAGCCATGGTTGGGCATAGGGCGGAATCCGTGGTGTGGAAGACGGTGGGGCAGGAGGCTTGGGGGATGGCAGGGCTGATGGCACCACTGGAGGGTTGGGGGGATGGCGGGCCAGGGGTTGCCATTGGGGGAAAGTTGGATGGAGGGTTAGGAGGTTCCATTGGAGGGTTGGGGGGGCTATGGGGCAGGGGACACTGTCAGGGGTTGGGGCAGCAGCCACCGTTGGAGGGTTCAGGGACATGGGGGGATGCAGGGAATGGAGGGAGTGGGACATTTCTTCTCTCAAGGCCTGTGATTTTGCAGAGTCCCCCCATCCTGAATGATTAACACGAATAAAGTGTTGGAGCCTCCTGGGGCCTCGTGTCTCTGTCCATGTGtctgtctccctcctctctgtCCGTGTGTCTGGACTTTCCTCAGTGTGGGAGGCCCCCCAGTCTCCCTGGCAGTGCCCCCTTCATCAGGCCAGGCCTGGGCCCCCACTTGTTGCCTCAGGCTCCCCCTGAGCCCAGACCCCTGGCACGGAGTCACCCCTTGGGAGAGAGGCAGGGCACCCTTTGCCAGACACCCAGCTCGCTATGGAATCTCCTGCCATCTGCTGGTGATGTGGAGATAGACACATGAAAAACACAATGGGCAGACCTCAGTTTGGGGCTCCAGCACTGGGCGCACGTCCACCTGCAGTGGGACGTGTAGGTGGCCCATCACTCCACGgggacctgcagctccccagACTGATGGGACGAGGTTCCAGTCAGTGGCTGGAGGCTCTGAGGTGCTGcgctggggatgggggatgggaacaggggGCAGGAGAGCCAGTTAGACAGAAACCTGGCCCTGCCCGGGCTTGGTGAGTCGTACATGCCTGTTCGTTTCTTCAGCTTCTCTCCTTGAGCCATATTCACCTGCTTGTTAGCCAGGCAGGGATCCGCTGACGTGGACAGGTGTGTGACAAAGGCCACGGCTAGGGTCAGGTACCTGTCGCTAAAGCCCAGGCTTCATAAGACAATTCAGAGGAGAAGAAACAGGTTTCTGTTCCATGAAGGCGGCTCTAATCAAACACAAGAGAAACCCGATAAAGCTTTAAAATCTGGGCAATGCGCAGGGAAGGGATTGTAGCAATCAGAACGAATTCTATTCAATGGAAAATTACAAGGATCATTCAATCGCCCAGGTAGGAAATGACAGGGAAAGACTTGTGCGTCCCTCCCCACCTTCCCATTGCCCACAAGGCTGCCCAAAACTCGCCTTTCACGGCCTTCCCCGACAGACACCGAAGAACAATCCGTCCCCAGCTCCACCGAACCTGCAGGGAAGGCAGCACCGTCAAAGTGACCTCTGCTGGGTCCGGGCACAAGGATGGTGCCAGTGCATGCAGTGTGTGGCTGTGGGACGGGCTGCTGTAATGGAGATACAAGCAGAGGGGTCACTGTTCAGAGGCTGCATTAGTGGGGCACGTATTGCATAATCACTCACCTCCCAAAGCGCTCAGGGAAATTAGCTACGGTCAGGCGCAGCCGGGCCTGCGCGGCACCAGCCCATCTGCCCgggctctcccctgccctcccatgtGAACCAAACCTTACCCCCTTGGAGCAGGCTAATGAGGGACACCTGCCACTGGGCTGGCTGCCGCCAAGGCCAACACTAGGAACTGGACCAACAACTCCAGGCTCCCAGGCTGAGCCTTGTCACAGACTCCCCGGGTCTGCGTGTGGGGCCCGGGACAGGAGGCCGACCACACACCCATGCTGGGGCTTCCACAGGCAAAGCGTGCGACAAACACCTGACGTGCATGTGTCAGTGATTCACACTGTAACTGACCCAGCGTCAGAGTTGTGAAGCACAAAACCTGTTTTCAAGGGGGCTTTTCACTGCGTGAATCACATGAAACTAGAGCgtggtagcacctaggaccccagtcctggaccagggcccatcgtgctaggtgctgtacaagcccAGAAGGAAAAGATACTCAGCCCCCACATAGATCAGCAGCAGGGTTTCAATCCCTCAGATCCCCAGGTTGTTCTCTGAGCTCCAGGAGTAATTACTAGCCCCTTCCTCAAGCAGCCACCGGAGAAGGACGTGAGCAATGCTGTCTCAGTGGGTTACCCAAGCATTCACTTGTCAGCAGTAGGAAGTTGGCACCCAGGAATCCTGGATTCTCTCCCCACCCTGGGTTCTGGGAGAGGAGTGTGGCTTAGTGGTTAGAAATCTGAGACTCCACCTTGGTTGGAAACTCTGACAGACCGGGTGGGGCAGCAGCAGATCAAAGAGGCTTCTGTCATTTTAGAGACCTGGGGCTTGGACATTTTTTGCCATTTTTCACACACCACAAAATTGAAATTTGGCAGCttcaaactgaggcacaaaatttACCATGCTccctttaaattattttaaaaaaaccacacgcAAGTACCTAACAATGGTATTCTTGGAGACCATAGATCTGGTCTGTGAACTATGATATCTAcaaatgtcacacacacacactctctctctgtctctgtctctctctctctctccatcacgGGCCAAAAATTACAACCCAGGTTTTGTTTTATTAGAACTCACTCAGCAACACAAGAGATTAACTATCCATGCcactgcccaaacacaaatgtgttGCACAGAACCCTAGCTCTGGTGTCACTGCCACGGCACCTCATCCAGACAGATTCCAGCCCCTGGTTATGTTTTGCTTCTTGAAACTTGTTCAGGGCATGGACCAGACACCGGCCCTTCCACTGCGGAGGGTGGGAAGAATGATCCTGGGGGTGACACCTGGATCTGGGTGCTAGGACACCTCAGTTCCAACCTTAGCTCTGTGCCTGTCTTTGGCAGGTCCCCTCCTGTctgggtgcctcagtttgcccctcTCTAAATTTGGATCTATAACGTTTGTGAGGTTTATAAGGGAGTTAACAACCAGCACAAATCTGAAGGCAGCTACGGAAATGACAACCCACCAGTGTGTGCACAGAGCCAGTGCCCACACGTGACTGACGTGACAGGTAAGTGTCTGCACAGCAACTGTAgcattgccaactttctaatagcagaGAACTGAACCCCTTGACTCACCCCCTGACCTGCCCCATCTccaagctcctcccccactcattccatccccctcacttgctctcccccacccttgctcactcgTTCATTTtatccaggctggggtagggggttggggtgtgggagagggtttggggaccaggctctggtgtgggggcagttggctgggatgtgggagggtgtacgggctctggcctgggggttcgggctctggggtgggggcagtaatgaggagtttggagtgtgggagggggctccaggctggggtaggcagttggggtacaggagggggcttggggagCGGGCTCTGCGTGGTGCTGATCTCAGGCAGCGCCAAGAAAGTTGCGACATCTTCCTCcagctcctgggggggggcacgTCCcaggggctccacgtgctgcccctgtCCACAGGCGCTGCCCTCACAGATACCAGTGGTcatggttcctggccagtgggagctttggAGCCTGCAtggctgcccctgtgcctagAGGCCGCACCCTGGAGGGACATGTCGGCTGCTTCCGGGAACTGCACGGAGCCGGGTAAGGAGCCTGCCTGCACCagcaaccggacttttaatggagccaccagggtccctgtttgaccaggtgttcctgtggaaaaccagacacctggcatcGGGCAACACTGACTGGGAGGCGTGACTCTCAGCTCATGTAGAGGGACTCGTGCTAGTGCCTGTAAACATCCCAGCAGTGCCAGTTGTGTGATGAGTGCTTGGCCCAGCTGCCCAAGTAATCCATCACTGTGGTCAGACATCCCCTGTCACCAGACACATCCCCCTCCTACTCTCCCCTGTctcatcccccccttcccccagcccaggtTATTCCCCAGCACCCCTTCCAGAAGAAAAGACTTTCCTGGTTTTCTCAGGTGTTTGGTTTCTAACAAGGGTTTTAGATGAGAATTTTCTGCTCACAGTGATGGGGcctcctccacccccaggccTGGCCCAATGTTTCAGATCACAAGCCATGAATGGCAGCAGAAGGGACACCAGGGATCCTTGGTTCGGGCTCTCAGGGCCCACAGTTTGAGGAGCAAGATCCAAAATAACGAGCTGTTCAAATTTAAGGGTTGCCAGGAGGGCTGTCAagtgaataaaaaaattaattgaattaatggcgcgattaaaaaaattaatcacgattaatcgcacagTTCATcatcgccgccctccccccggcggtgCCTCTGGCCGCtgcggagagcggagccccggcgggtctcgccgccctccccctggcgctctggccgctggggctccgctctccctg harbors:
- the LOC112060693 gene encoding uncharacterized protein LOC112060693, translated to METLVSGWLPRAGLLLLPLLLCFGPETTRSINPAALRDIVDHADKDGLAVEYAFAVSLEKASCENPSGLEQMLPRNKLWEMQAAINAEGSLYDPDEGPIVAAWMKHLGRGGEHAEWRLLQGDQNSPVQKLLARPYNERSCLIFFTVRSPCAGTCLLVKRPHNILQMVSDTFRPIDHNYKAFVFRQIYRQDRDLDPQSLLEAWHRLPDVPLLRCDTKGCRDCRGNDPNTDTNACLDEMRAMRQPLHPPGRGQKGEQGVEGRAEDVGESMGHLQRAGEMVGQGAPLEGWGNGRAGGAIITLGGWPDIELHRRHGQWRGGGHRWDCKPWLGIGRNPWCGRRWGRRLGGWQG